The following are from one region of the Sciurus carolinensis chromosome 5, mSciCar1.2, whole genome shotgun sequence genome:
- the LOC124985330 gene encoding myosin regulatory light chain 12B-like — protein sequence MFDQSQIQESKEGFSVTDQNRDGFIDKEDLHDMLASLGKNPTDAHLGAQMNKAPGLINFTMFLTMFGEKLNDPEDVIRNAFVCFDEGATGTIQEDYPRELLTTMGNRFIDEEVAELYREAPIDKKGNFNYIEFTCILKHGAKDNRD from the coding sequence ATGTTTGACCAATCACAGATTCAGGAATCCAAAGAGGGCTTCAGTGTGACTGACCAGAACAGGGATGGCTTCATTGACAAGGAAGATTTGCATGACATGCTTGCCTCATTGGGGAAAAATCCAACTGATGCACACCTGGGTGCCCAGATGAATAAGGCCCCAGGACTGATCAATTTCACCATGTTCCTCACCATGTTTGGTGAGAAGTTAAATGATCCCGAAGATGTCATCAGGAATGCTTTTGTTTGCTTTGATGAAGGAGCTACTGGCACCATTCAGGAGGATTACCCAAGAGAGCTGCTGACCACCATGGGCAATCGGTTTATAGACGAGGAAGTGGCTGAGCTGTACAGAGAAGCCCCTATTGATAAAAAGGGGAATTTCAATTACATTGAGTTCACATGCATCCTTAAACATGGAGCAAAAGACAACCGTGACTGA